The bacterium genome has a window encoding:
- a CDS encoding immune inhibitor A domain-containing protein yields MTNDRSRARHFCTWALTGSWIKVLARLSTISLLLLVSVAPARELRLVRSQRRNLPGSEEQIRQLLKQYTVVDSKQPPAERFRFKPTAAQLARIKKLQAGGTDTVRVLCLRVEFQTDTTPLTTGNGKMDTIGFLTPDSGLFYDPPHFKKYFERQMQGLRNYYLAQSLGKLYVEYTVMPSAEKACYQLPREMEAYSDTTSYDAIETGLVRLMSDAFRVADADPEIHFGNYDEFIIFHAGSAKQSDTRGNSPFDLLAGEIPSDAIQLYLGVPYISVDSGKTHIERATVLPEMMRQDTMTSDGQVDVLGMTGLGGTLCHEFAHLLGAYDLYDITGITMGVGGWSLMGYGAWLGDYGAGSPPGVIPGSCDAFTRTLFLDTIHDVKTVRVPLESIPIYAMEMDTSLFGQRGDTARPTIVKIPINSSEYFLIENRQADARDPDTITVNDSDGVVVSVAHNEYDFFQPGSGLLIWHIDQTSLDEFGLSNAVNAYVGAGGPEHKGVTLEEGDGVQDFDVPYWESRAPLYELYGYKYDPFFKGGYNDRFWAQSNPSSDAYTGKSYIDVTLLGAAETTRTLKDTVIPVNVNWDLYQPGFPKAMGAAPILSAFAADMDGDGKNEIAAIDTTGFLEIWRADGSVIRALNTGVSTHAGIAVGDVTGDAKLEVVTASGDTLIRVIPVSGAPTRIKVGGAVFAAPTLADIDGDGKKDIIVGSTDMRLYAWKGDGTLLPGFPVSVGSEIRAPVAVTDTIRPQIVVLGGDSRLFLYNSDGTLAPGFPVVLGHTPYYCTAQPVVADFDRDGTKEIGVVAGGDHDFRFYVVGLDGTVKYQSQEFIRSPFAGTVAAADMNGDDYVDVLAASTNNLFALNHNATLVSNYPFKQDSTYLLYAVTQNPYYAYLDTIRFYFDYFSSPIVADVEGNDTSDVIIGSPKYGLLGFNGRTGRPLQFFPLMTTASISATPLAVDLDGDGKIELAVGSDSGMFYVWKMPGSASGIKWACAYHDACHTGLIPESELPPWTPRAHTDSLVAKLYVWPNPAGTSVNVRYHVNDADQVKLRLLDLSGEPVGAEIDGRAVKDADNETAVDLKQTPPGTYIVRLEAKGLGLRQVKFTKLAVIR; encoded by the coding sequence AGCGGTTTCGGTTCAAGCCGACCGCCGCCCAGCTCGCCCGCATCAAGAAGCTGCAGGCCGGAGGAACCGACACGGTTCGCGTCCTTTGTTTGAGGGTCGAGTTCCAGACTGACACAACGCCGCTCACGACCGGGAACGGCAAGATGGACACCATCGGGTTTCTGACGCCGGATTCAGGCCTGTTCTACGACCCGCCGCACTTCAAGAAGTACTTCGAACGACAGATGCAGGGCTTGCGCAACTACTATCTGGCCCAGTCGCTGGGCAAGCTCTACGTCGAATACACCGTCATGCCTTCGGCGGAGAAGGCCTGCTATCAGTTGCCGCGCGAAATGGAGGCCTACAGCGACACGACCTCCTACGACGCCATCGAGACCGGTCTCGTTCGGCTGATGAGCGATGCGTTCCGGGTCGCTGACGCCGACCCCGAGATACACTTCGGCAACTACGATGAGTTCATCATCTTCCACGCCGGTTCTGCCAAACAATCCGACACCAGGGGGAACTCGCCGTTCGACCTGCTGGCCGGCGAGATTCCGTCGGACGCGATCCAGCTTTACCTCGGCGTTCCCTACATCTCGGTCGATTCCGGCAAGACCCACATCGAGCGCGCGACCGTGCTCCCGGAGATGATGAGGCAGGATACGATGACGTCGGACGGCCAGGTTGACGTCCTGGGGATGACCGGACTAGGGGGGACGCTTTGTCACGAGTTCGCGCACTTGCTCGGAGCTTACGACCTCTACGATATTACCGGGATTACGATGGGCGTGGGCGGGTGGAGCTTGATGGGCTATGGCGCCTGGCTCGGAGACTATGGGGCCGGTTCGCCGCCGGGCGTGATACCGGGGTCCTGCGATGCGTTCACGCGCACGCTCTTCCTTGACACCATTCATGATGTGAAGACCGTAAGAGTTCCGCTGGAGTCGATTCCAATCTATGCAATGGAGATGGATACATCCCTGTTCGGCCAGCGCGGTGACACGGCCCGGCCGACAATCGTGAAGATACCGATAAACTCCAGCGAGTACTTCCTGATTGAGAACCGGCAGGCGGACGCGCGCGACCCGGATACGATTACGGTCAACGACAGCGACGGGGTCGTCGTGTCGGTGGCGCACAATGAATACGATTTCTTCCAGCCCGGTTCGGGTCTGCTGATCTGGCACATCGACCAGACGAGCCTCGACGAATTCGGGCTGAGTAATGCGGTAAACGCATACGTCGGTGCAGGGGGTCCGGAGCACAAGGGCGTTACCCTCGAAGAGGGCGACGGCGTGCAGGACTTTGACGTGCCCTACTGGGAGTCGCGCGCGCCGCTCTACGAGCTTTATGGGTACAAGTACGACCCCTTCTTCAAGGGCGGGTACAACGACCGGTTCTGGGCTCAATCCAACCCCAGCTCGGACGCGTACACAGGAAAGAGCTACATCGACGTAACCCTGCTCGGAGCCGCGGAAACGACCCGGACGCTTAAGGACACGGTGATACCGGTCAACGTCAATTGGGACCTCTACCAGCCGGGATTTCCGAAGGCAATGGGTGCCGCACCGATCCTCTCCGCGTTCGCCGCGGACATGGACGGCGACGGGAAGAACGAGATTGCCGCTATCGACACGACCGGGTTTCTGGAGATCTGGCGCGCCGACGGCTCGGTCATACGCGCGCTCAATACCGGGGTTTCAACTCACGCCGGCATCGCCGTCGGCGACGTGACCGGCGACGCGAAACTCGAGGTCGTGACGGCAAGCGGCGACACGCTCATCCGGGTCATACCGGTCTCGGGTGCGCCGACCCGCATCAAGGTCGGCGGGGCGGTGTTCGCCGCCCCGACGCTCGCGGACATCGACGGTGACGGCAAGAAGGACATCATTGTCGGCTCGACCGACATGCGGCTGTATGCGTGGAAGGGCGACGGGACCCTGCTGCCCGGTTTCCCGGTAAGCGTCGGCTCGGAGATTCGCGCGCCGGTCGCGGTGACCGATACCATCCGGCCGCAGATTGTCGTGCTTGGCGGCGACAGCCGGCTGTTCCTGTACAATTCGGACGGGACGCTGGCGCCGGGGTTCCCGGTAGTGCTGGGCCATACACCCTACTACTGCACCGCGCAGCCGGTGGTGGCTGACTTCGACCGGGATGGGACCAAGGAGATAGGGGTTGTTGCCGGAGGCGACCACGACTTCCGTTTCTATGTCGTCGGGCTGGACGGTACGGTCAAGTATCAGTCGCAGGAGTTCATCCGCAGTCCCTTTGCGGGCACGGTGGCCGCCGCCGACATGAACGGCGATGACTACGTGGATGTGCTGGCCGCTTCGACCAACAATCTGTTCGCGCTCAACCACAACGCGACACTCGTCAGCAACTACCCCTTCAAGCAGGATTCGACCTACTTGCTCTACGCGGTGACCCAGAACCCGTACTACGCATATCTTGATACGATTCGTTTCTACTTCGATTATTTCTCTTCACCGATTGTCGCGGATGTGGAAGGTAACGATACCTCGGACGTGATTATCGGCTCGCCCAAGTACGGCCTGCTCGGGTTCAACGGCAGGACCGGCCGGCCGCTGCAATTCTTCCCGTTGATGACGACCGCCAGCATCAGTGCGACGCCGCTCGCCGTCGACTTGGACGGGGACGGCAAGATCGAGCTGGCCGTGGGCAGCGACTCCGGCATGTTCTACGTCTGGAAGATGCCCGGCTCGGCCTCAGGCATCAAGTGGGCGTGCGCTTACCACGACGCCTGCCACACCGGCCTGATTCCTGAATCGGAACTCCCGCCCTGGACGCCGCGCGCCCACACCGATTCTCTTGTCGCGAAGCTGTACGTCTGGCCGAACCCGGCGGGCACCTCCGTGAACGTGCGCTACCACGTGAACGATGCCGACCAGGTGAAGCTGCGACTGCTGGACCTGAGCGGCGAGCCGGTCGGCGCGGAGATCGACGGTCGGGCAGTCAAAGACGCCGATAACGAGACCGCGGTCGACCTCAAGCAGACCCCACCCGGTACCTACATCGTCAGACTGGAGGCCAAGGGGCTGGGCCTGCGTCAGGTGAAGTTCACGAAGCTGGCAGTGATACGGTAA
- the purM gene encoding phosphoribosylformylglycinamidine cyclo-ligase, which produces MLYRDAGVDINAMDAVKRRIAGIARSTYGPQVLSEVGLFGSLCRVPKLRDPVLVASCDGVGTKLVVARMCGRYDTVGIDIVNHSVNDILTLGARPLFFLDYIAHSKLSPEHLLELVKGLGKACRDNGVSLVGGETAMMPDIYRPRDFDLAGFIVGTVERDRIIDATRVAPGDVVIGLPSSGLHTNGYSLARRVLFDKAGLKVGSRVKGLALTIGEELLRPHRSYLETVYRLLGRVHALAHITGGGFYDNITRLLPGEVSVIIHKSSWRPLPIFALIQRLGSVPDGEMYRTFNMGMGMVLMVAPKQADRILDSVPGSRVIGKAVRGTFGVSVI; this is translated from the coding sequence ATGTTGTATCGTGACGCCGGTGTCGACATCAACGCCATGGATGCGGTCAAGCGCCGGATTGCCGGCATCGCCCGCTCCACCTACGGACCGCAGGTTCTCTCCGAAGTCGGGCTGTTCGGCTCGCTCTGCCGCGTCCCCAAGCTGCGCGACCCGGTGCTGGTGGCGAGTTGCGACGGCGTCGGCACGAAGCTGGTCGTAGCCCGCATGTGCGGCCGCTACGACACCGTCGGCATCGACATCGTCAATCACTCGGTCAATGATATCCTCACCCTTGGGGCGCGGCCGCTCTTTTTCCTCGACTACATCGCCCACTCGAAGCTCTCGCCCGAGCACCTGCTTGAGCTGGTCAAGGGACTGGGCAAGGCCTGCCGCGACAATGGCGTTTCCCTGGTCGGCGGCGAGACGGCGATGATGCCCGACATCTACCGGCCGCGCGACTTTGACCTCGCCGGATTCATCGTCGGGACCGTCGAGCGAGACCGGATCATCGACGCCACGCGGGTCGCGCCCGGCGACGTGGTAATCGGCCTCCCATCCTCCGGTCTGCACACCAACGGCTACTCGCTGGCCCGTCGGGTGCTCTTTGACAAGGCCGGGCTGAAGGTCGGCTCGCGGGTCAAAGGGCTAGCTCTGACAATCGGAGAAGAACTCCTTCGGCCGCACCGGTCGTACCTCGAGACGGTCTATCGCCTGCTCGGCCGCGTCCACGCGCTGGCCCATATCACCGGCGGCGGCTTCTACGACAATATCACCCGCCTGTTACCAGGCGAGGTCTCGGTCATCATCCACAAGTCGAGCTGGAGGCCGTTGCCGATATTCGCGCTGATTCAACGCCTCGGCAGCGTACCGGACGGAGAGATGTACCGGACATTCAACATGGGCATGGGCATGGTCCTCATGGTCGCGCCCAAGCAGGCCGACCGAATACTCGATTCTGTGCCGGGCAGCCGCGTCATCGGCAAGGCCGTCCGCGGCACCTTCGGCGTGTCGGTCATCTGA
- the nadB gene encoding L-aspartate oxidase — MIPESLSCDFLVIGSGMAGLWFSHRAGRHGSVLLVTKKADTESNTNYAQGGIAAAVASDDSAQLHYEDTLRAGASIAHPDVVRLITEAGPGLVRELFSLGVPFNTYADGSGNEHFDLGQEGGHRRRRIVHAQDFTGVEIERGLLGAVRADPKVTMLQEHFVVDLALSGDGRCCGAFVLDTSSGSVEFVRARMCLLATGGMGQAWLHTTNPEIATGDGVAMGYRAGARIANMEFVQFHPTSMYGHRLEGRAFLISEAVRGEGAILRTRDGHAFMPEYHPDADLAPRDVVARAIATELRLRGGDYVLLDATHLDPTRLRERFPNISETCLKLGIDITRQPIPVVPAAHYICGGIETNDWAETSVPGLFAAGECACSGLHGANRLASNSLLEALVMADRAAERAAREVQSTESRIQNLESRVQSPESRQPSASRQPTSDERVAELRRRLQSRMWQSAGIVRTDAGLAEARLELRQLTAEAESLASSVAGMELRNLLAVSFLVVECALRRPESRGLHCNEDHPRPDDRYQHDTVISGAEERVKAEAEV, encoded by the coding sequence TTGATTCCTGAATCACTTTCCTGCGACTTCCTTGTTATCGGCTCGGGCATGGCCGGGCTCTGGTTCTCCCATCGTGCGGGCCGACACGGGTCGGTCCTGCTCGTCACCAAGAAGGCGGACACGGAATCGAACACGAACTACGCCCAGGGCGGAATTGCGGCGGCAGTGGCATCCGATGACAGCGCGCAGCTTCATTACGAGGACACGCTCCGGGCCGGCGCCAGCATCGCTCATCCCGATGTCGTCAGGCTGATAACCGAGGCCGGGCCCGGGCTCGTGCGCGAGCTGTTCAGCCTGGGCGTGCCATTCAATACTTACGCTGACGGGTCGGGGAACGAGCATTTCGACCTCGGACAGGAGGGCGGCCACCGCCGCCGCCGCATCGTCCACGCTCAAGACTTCACCGGCGTCGAGATAGAGCGCGGCCTGCTTGGGGCGGTAAGGGCCGACCCGAAGGTGACGATGCTTCAGGAGCACTTCGTCGTGGACCTGGCACTGAGCGGCGACGGCCGCTGCTGCGGTGCGTTCGTACTCGACACGTCCAGCGGCAGCGTGGAGTTCGTCCGGGCGCGCATGTGCCTGCTTGCGACCGGGGGCATGGGGCAGGCATGGCTGCACACCACCAACCCGGAGATTGCGACCGGTGACGGAGTCGCGATGGGCTATCGAGCCGGGGCGAGAATTGCGAACATGGAGTTCGTGCAATTCCATCCGACCTCGATGTACGGACATCGACTTGAGGGCCGCGCCTTTCTCATTTCCGAGGCCGTCCGAGGCGAGGGGGCAATCCTCCGGACGCGCGACGGCCACGCGTTCATGCCCGAGTATCACCCGGATGCGGACCTGGCACCGCGCGACGTGGTGGCGCGGGCGATAGCCACGGAGTTGAGATTGCGCGGCGGCGACTACGTGTTGCTCGACGCAACGCACCTGGACCCGACGCGGCTCCGCGAGCGGTTCCCCAACATCAGCGAGACCTGCCTCAAGCTCGGCATCGACATCACGCGGCAGCCGATTCCGGTCGTGCCGGCCGCGCACTACATCTGCGGCGGAATCGAGACCAACGACTGGGCCGAGACGTCGGTCCCGGGACTCTTTGCAGCGGGCGAGTGTGCTTGTTCCGGCCTGCACGGAGCGAATCGGCTCGCCTCGAACTCGCTGCTCGAAGCGCTGGTGATGGCCGACCGGGCAGCGGAACGGGCAGCACGGGAAGTCCAGAGTACAGAGTCCAGAATCCAGAATCTAGAGTCCAGAGTCCAGAGTCCAGAAAGCCGACAGCCCTCAGCCAGCCGACAGCCGACTTCCGATGAACGGGTCGCCGAGCTGCGCCGTCGGCTGCAGAGCCGGATGTGGCAGAGTGCCGGGATTGTGAGGACCGATGCCGGCCTGGCCGAGGCGCGTCTAGAGCTACGACAGTTGACAGCCGAAGCCGAGAGTCTGGCGTCATCGGTCGCCGGGATGGAGCTGCGCAACCTGCTGGCCGTGTCGTTCCTCGTCGTCGAATGCGCGCTGCGAAGGCCCGAGTCGAGAGGCCTGCACTGCAATGAAGACCACCCGAGGCCGGATGACCGATACCAGCATGATACGGTCATCAGCGGGGCAGAAGAACGGGTCAAGGCTGAGGCCGAGGTTTAG
- a CDS encoding DUF2442 domain-containing protein, which yields MTKAHEVRDVRMSGTTLTMMVDGRQCRFDLAKASKRIARATQRQRDNFELSPSGYGIHWPELDEDLTIDGLLGVVHAPESATAPAAADRPRS from the coding sequence ATGACTAAGGCACACGAAGTCCGTGACGTCAGGATGAGTGGCACGACGCTGACCATGATGGTAGATGGCCGGCAATGCCGGTTCGACCTGGCGAAGGCATCAAAGCGGATCGCCCGGGCCACGCAACGCCAGCGGGACAACTTCGAGCTCTCGCCGTCAGGCTACGGCATCCACTGGCCGGAACTCGACGAGGACCTGACGATTGACGGCCTGCTCGGCGTCGTCCACGCACCCGAGAGTGCGACCGCTCCGGCTGCCGCTGACCGGCCTCGTTCCTAG
- a CDS encoding DUF4160 domain-containing protein — MPTILLILGWRFYFYSNERNEPIHVHCSKADAEAKYWLDVEAYEIAEAYAYGMSPADRRMVRSIIFQHFDYIVSEWARFQELKND, encoded by the coding sequence ATGCCCACGATTCTGCTGATACTCGGCTGGCGGTTCTACTTCTACTCTAACGAGCGGAATGAACCGATTCACGTCCACTGCAGCAAGGCCGACGCCGAGGCGAAGTATTGGCTCGACGTCGAAGCGTACGAGATAGCCGAGGCCTACGCCTATGGCATGAGCCCGGCCGACCGCAGGATGGTCCGGAGCATCATCTTCCAGCACTTCGACTATATCGTGTCGGAGTGGGCTCGTTTTCAGGAACTGAAGAATGACTAA
- a CDS encoding four helix bundle protein, whose translation MGTGDQGSGTGVPESRPSQDIRDYRDLKVWQEAMTLVRLTYKLTKELPRNEEFGLSLQMTRAAVSVPANIAEGHSSQHRKVFLNHLSMSRGSLAELETYFALLTQLEFVTQEQVAVACNQAGLVGRLLNALIRALNPR comes from the coding sequence ATGGGGACCGGGGATCAGGGGTCAGGGACCGGGGTACCCGAATCCCGACCGAGCCAGGACATTCGAGACTACCGGGACTTGAAGGTCTGGCAGGAGGCGATGACCCTTGTACGGCTCACCTACAAACTCACCAAAGAGCTACCGCGCAACGAGGAGTTCGGACTGTCCCTGCAAATGACACGGGCTGCGGTTTCGGTCCCGGCCAACATCGCTGAAGGTCACAGCTCGCAACACCGCAAGGTATTCCTCAATCATCTGTCCATGAGCCGGGGATCTCTCGCAGAACTGGAAACCTACTTCGCACTGCTGACCCAACTTGAATTCGTGACTCAGGAACAAGTGGCTGTCGCGTGCAACCAAGCTGGATTGGTCGGCAGATTGCTGAACGCCCTCATCCGAGCGCTGAATCCGCGGTAG
- a CDS encoding M14 family zinc carboxypeptidase, with product MEARVYFDDVRTLRQLGDLAGELDVCTWVKDTLGGYLVIDTDSSQLKQIRAAGLLADVTYPDIRQKFREMTGLRQRQDLEPANRQERRGQHTAYSIQHTGQTDVQSGEPASGRGFGYYLTYYQVEDSLAALASTYPSICKLTSAGLSYENRNIWVLKVSSDVDSTENKPAFYVEGAIHAREPMATSACVAFAERLLTQYGRDSMTTWLVNNREVYIIPVVNADGYVYNSDSGGDEANWRKNRRSPVPPDIGVDLNRNFGYKWGADNEGSTGHPWDETYRGPAPFSEPETQVIRDFLLAHRPRTCMDLHSFGRYNMYPWGCTVNPPPDRAMLAEMVDTFQANNHYPLSQTGQICTTIYPCNGMSTDWEYSDTAGKFSSYAFNCELGIYDFWYGWLDSSYIRNECNLNIPNLYYLTRVAGAWFDVASSVLDDSVTGNGNGRIDPNELSGIWFTLRNRAVHPMDSAYAITARLVSESPDVQVLDSGLSFPNVLRSSTVDDHATQFHIRTSGTIARGTFVPLRLELSFTDAGRMYNQGVEFSAPNWRRPVTAFAPPACSLRLTAAPIPAVDRVRFSPKPAAAVGRLDIFAIDGTRMAMSAVSGPYVWDCTRVPAGIYFCRLTAAGNTATTRVSIVH from the coding sequence ATGGAGGCCCGGGTCTACTTTGATGACGTCCGGACCCTCCGGCAACTGGGCGACCTCGCGGGCGAGCTGGACGTGTGCACGTGGGTCAAAGACACACTGGGCGGGTATCTTGTGATTGACACCGATTCGTCTCAACTCAAGCAGATTCGGGCCGCGGGCCTGCTCGCGGATGTGACCTATCCGGACATCCGGCAGAAGTTCCGCGAGATGACCGGTCTCCGACAGCGGCAGGACCTCGAACCTGCAAACCGCCAAGAGCGCCGAGGCCAGCATACTGCATACAGCATACAGCATACTGGGCAAACGGATGTCCAATCCGGCGAACCCGCCTCGGGTCGCGGCTTCGGCTATTATCTGACCTACTATCAGGTTGAGGACTCGCTCGCCGCGCTGGCCTCGACCTATCCTTCCATCTGCAAGCTGACAAGCGCGGGGCTGTCTTACGAGAATCGGAACATCTGGGTCCTGAAGGTCTCATCCGACGTGGATTCCACCGAGAATAAGCCGGCCTTCTACGTGGAAGGGGCGATTCACGCCCGCGAACCGATGGCGACCAGCGCCTGTGTCGCGTTCGCCGAGCGCCTCCTGACTCAGTACGGCAGGGACTCTATGACGACGTGGCTCGTCAATAACCGCGAGGTGTACATCATTCCGGTCGTGAATGCCGACGGCTACGTCTACAACTCGGATTCGGGCGGAGATGAGGCGAACTGGCGCAAGAACCGCCGCAGCCCGGTGCCTCCGGACATCGGCGTCGACCTGAACCGCAACTTCGGCTACAAGTGGGGCGCCGATAACGAGGGCTCGACTGGCCATCCCTGGGACGAAACCTATCGCGGCCCGGCGCCGTTCAGCGAGCCTGAAACTCAGGTGATACGCGACTTCCTGCTTGCGCACAGGCCCCGCACGTGCATGGACCTGCACAGTTTCGGCCGGTACAACATGTACCCGTGGGGCTGCACGGTCAACCCGCCGCCGGACCGGGCGATGCTCGCAGAGATGGTAGACACATTCCAGGCAAACAACCACTACCCCCTGTCACAGACCGGGCAGATTTGTACGACCATATACCCCTGCAACGGCATGTCGACCGACTGGGAGTATTCGGACACCGCGGGCAAGTTCTCATCCTACGCCTTCAACTGCGAACTCGGGATTTACGATTTCTGGTACGGCTGGCTGGACTCGAGCTACATCAGGAACGAGTGCAACCTGAACATCCCCAATTTGTACTACCTGACGCGGGTGGCCGGAGCCTGGTTCGATGTGGCATCTTCGGTGCTGGATGACTCGGTCACCGGCAACGGTAACGGCCGCATTGACCCGAATGAGCTCTCCGGCATTTGGTTCACGCTCAGGAACCGGGCAGTCCATCCGATGGACTCGGCCTACGCGATTACTGCGAGGCTGGTGTCGGAAAGCCCCGACGTGCAGGTGCTGGACTCGGGCCTCTCGTTTCCCAACGTTCTGCGCTCGAGCACGGTCGATGACCATGCGACGCAGTTCCACATCCGCACGTCCGGCACTATCGCCCGCGGAACGTTCGTGCCGCTCCGCCTTGAGTTGTCTTTCACCGATGCCGGTCGCATGTACAATCAGGGTGTGGAATTCTCGGCTCCGAACTGGCGTCGGCCCGTGACCGCATTCGCGCCGCCTGCCTGTTCATTACGGCTCACCGCGGCGCCAATTCCGGCCGTAGACCGCGTTCGCTTCAGCCCCAAACCGGCGGCTGCCGTCGGCCGCCTCGACATCTTCGCAATTGACGGAACCCGGATGGCGATGAGTGCCGTCTCCGGCCCGTATGTGTGGGACTGCACCCGCGTACCGGCCGGCATCTATTTCTGCCGCCTCACCGCGGCCGGGAACACCGCCACAACCCGTGTAAGCATCGTGCACTAG
- the xerD gene encoding site-specific tyrosine recombinase XerD, which translates to MAEAARQLLDRFVSYLLVERSVTRASADCYLADLKQFFLAVPEAAERPAATSRHTLHDYARKLGSAGLATTTVARKLVSIRLFFRFLASEQMMTINPADDIDLPKQRRKLPSVLTQDEIAKLIEAAGSAPDRFWALRSKAMLEVMYGSGLRVSELLGLGTGSISLTEGFLRVMGKRSKERVVPLGQPAIKAVRDYLSAARPHYAGRKTSPSLFLNQRGGALSRMGFLKILRSCVALAGIKRRVTPHTLRHSFATHLLEGGADLRAVQEMLGHSNIATTQIYTHVDREYLRETHRTFHPRG; encoded by the coding sequence GTGGCCGAGGCGGCTCGGCAGCTACTGGATCGGTTCGTCAGCTATCTGCTGGTTGAGCGAAGCGTCACTCGCGCGTCGGCCGACTGCTACCTTGCCGACCTGAAGCAGTTCTTTCTGGCCGTGCCCGAGGCGGCCGAGCGACCGGCCGCCACCAGCCGGCATACGCTCCACGACTACGCCCGGAAACTCGGCAGCGCCGGGTTGGCGACCACAACTGTGGCTCGCAAGCTTGTGTCAATACGCCTGTTCTTCCGCTTCCTCGCGTCCGAGCAGATGATGACGATCAATCCCGCCGATGACATTGACCTGCCCAAGCAGCGGCGCAAGCTGCCGAGCGTCCTGACCCAGGACGAGATAGCGAAGCTGATCGAAGCGGCGGGCAGTGCGCCGGATCGGTTCTGGGCCCTGCGCAGCAAGGCAATGCTGGAAGTGATGTACGGCAGCGGTCTGCGGGTGTCGGAGTTGCTGGGGCTGGGCACCGGGAGCATATCGCTGACCGAGGGATTCCTGAGGGTGATGGGGAAGCGAAGCAAGGAGCGGGTGGTTCCGCTCGGGCAGCCGGCCATCAAGGCGGTGCGTGATTACCTAAGCGCGGCTCGGCCTCACTATGCGGGAAGGAAGACGAGCCCGAGCCTGTTCCTGAATCAACGCGGTGGCGCGCTGTCGCGGATGGGGTTTCTCAAGATACTCCGTTCCTGTGTCGCGCTGGCGGGCATCAAACGCCGCGTGACGCCGCACACGCTCCGGCATTCCTTTGCCACGCACCTGCTCGAAGGCGGGGCAGACCTGCGTGCGGTGCAGGAGATGCTCGGGCATTCGAACATCGCCACGACCCAAATCTACACTCACGTTGACCGGGAATACCTGAGAGAGACCCACCGGACCTTTCACCCGCGCGGATGA